Genomic segment of Anaeromusa acidaminophila DSM 3853:
GTATGCGAGGGTGTTGTTTTGGGTAAGCCGTCTGATGCGGAGGATGCCAAGCGTATGCTTGCTTTGCTGGCTGCTAGAACGCATCAGGTATATACTGGCATTGCCGTTGTGCAGGGGAAACAAATTTGGAGCCATTGTGAAAAAACCGAGGTGGACATGGGCGCCATTAGCGAAAAAGAAATGGCTGCCTATGTAGCAACTGGCGAACCCTTGGACAAAGCAGGGGCTTATGCCATTCAAGGACAAGGGGCCCGTTTTATTCGCGGTATTCGAGGGTGCTATCAAAATGTAGTAGGATTGCCGCTGTTTGCGCTTGTCGATCTTTTGCGTCAGACCGACCTTCCCTTGTGATGCGGCGGCCGGCGAGGACCATACGGGAACTGCCGGAGAAAGAGCGGCCCAGGGAAAAAATGCTGCGCCTGGGAGCAAAAGGCTTGAGTGATGCAGAATTGTTGGCTATCTTATTGCGTACAGGCACAGTGGAAGAGTCAGCATTGTCCATTGCTCAAGGATTATTGAAAGAGTATGAGCAGCCGGGAGGCGTAGCTTTATTGGCTGCAGCCAAGCCGGAAGATCTATCGAAGTATAAGGGAATTGGCAATGTTAAAGCGATTACAATAACGGCTGCCATTGAATTTGGCAGGCGATTGTATGAGCGGCAAGTTTCTGGAGATATAACCAGCATTAGGCAGCCGGAGGATGCTGCTAATTGGTATTTGCATCGATTGCGTTACGTGCAGCAGGAAGAGTTCCATGTACTGTTGCTTTCGACGAAGCATCAGGTCTTAGCCAGTTGTTGCGTCGCCGTTGGCACCATGGATGCAGCTCTTGTCGATCCAAGAAAGGTGTTTCAAGAAGCGCTGCGCCATCAAGCAGCTGCTTTGATTCTAGCGCATAATCATCCTAGCGGAGATCCTTCGCCCAGCAAAGAAGACATTGCCTTGACTTTGCGCCTGGCGGAAGCCGGTAAGTTGTTGGAGCTGCCAGTATTGGACCATATAATCATCGGAGACGGGCGGTTTGTCAGCTTAAAAGAAAAAGGCTTACTTTATTGAGAACCCTTAGTAACTATTTTGGTATGATGAAAAGGAGTATGAACATGAAATTTTGGAATCCTTTCCGGTCTCTATCAAGGGACATGGGAATTGACTTAGGAACAGCAAATACCTTGGTGCATATGAAAGGGAAAGGCATTGTTGTGCGTGAGCCTTCTGTCGTAGCTATTCAAAAGGATAGCGGCCAGGTATTGGCTGTTGGCGAAGAAGCAAAGCAGATGATCGGCCGGACTCCTGGAAATATAGTGGCTATTCGGCCCTTGAAAGATGGAGTTATTGCTGATTTCGACGTAACCCATGCCATGCTGAAGTATTTTATTCGTCGCTCCATTGAGACGAATACCGTTATTCGCCCGCGGGTGGTTGTGGGCGTACCTTCCGGCGTTACGGAAGTGGAAAAGCGTGCAGTTATTGATGCCGCCATTCAGGCAGGAGCCCGGGAAGCCTATTTGATTGAAGAACCGATGGCGGCAGCGATTGGCGCTGGTCTGCCGGTACATGAGCCTATGGGAAACATGGTTGTTGACATTGGCGGCGGCACGACAGAAGTGGCTGTTATTTCGTTGGGCGGCATTGTGACTAGCCGCTCGATTCGCATTGGCGGCGACGAGATGGATGAAGCGATCGTTAATTATGTGAAGAAAAAATATAGCTTGATGATTGGCGAACGAACAGCAGAAGAAGTAAAAATGAAAATCGGTTCGGCGATTACGCGTGAAGAAGATATTGGCATGGAGATTCGCGGGCGGGATCTGGTTTCCGGCTTACCGAAAACGTTGCTCTTGAGATCAAGTGAAGTGCAAGCCGCTCTAAGCGAACCCATCAGCGGGATTATTGACGCTGTGAAAATTACGTTGGAAAAAACGCCGCCGGAGCTGGCGTCGGATATTATGGATCGAGGCATTGTCATGACAGGCGGAGGCGCTTTGTTGCATGGGTTGGACCGACTGATAAGCCGTGAAACAGGCATGCCGGTATATTTGGCGGAAGACCCGCTTTCTTGCGTAGGTATCGGCACGGGCCGCGTTTTGGAAAGCATTGACCTTTTGAAGCGTGTATTAATGGCTTCTCCCAAAAAATTGGGTTAGAGAGGAGTCAAAGCCGTGGGGTGGTTCGATAATAAAAAGGCGCCGCTGGGTATAGCGGCGCTATTATTGGTGATTTTGCTAGTGACGGCCACAAAAGGACCTGTGCGTATTCCTTTTGTGGAAGCGGCAGCAGTGACTATTCTTTCGCCTTTCCAGTATGTCTTTTCTTCTTTGGGGCATGGCATTCACAGTACCGGATCGCAGGTTAGCGATCTTTGGAATGTATATGATGATAATCAGCGGTTGCAAGCGGAAGTGGAGCAGTTGCGTCAGGAACGCTCGCAACTGGCGGAAGTGCAGGCGGAAAATATTCGTTTAAAGGTACTGCTGGATTATAAAGCCAGCTCGCCACAATTTGATTTGTTGATGGCGAAGGTCATTGCCAGAGATGCATCTTCTTGGACTAATTCGCTGACAATCAACCGTGGGACTGCTGATGGCATCGCTAAAGACATGGCCGTAGTTACGGCGCAAGGCGTTGTTGGCAGTGTTAGCAATGTGTATGCGCATACCGCGCAGGTGCAGTTGATTTTGGATCCACGCAATGCGGTAGGCGCCATGGTACAACGACCAGAGTCAAGAGTAGCGGCAGTCTTAGAAGGGCATGCTGCTTCGCCGCAACAGCCGCGTATGGTGAATATACCGCGTGATGCAGATATTATTATTGGCGACACTGTGGTTACATCCGGTTTCGGAGGCATCTATCCTCAAGGCATTGCTCTAGGGGAAGTGGTTGATGTTGTAAACAGCGAAGGCGGGCTTCTAAAATATGCAGTTCTTAAACCAGCGGTGCAATTTGATCGCTTGGAAGAAGTACAGGTGCTCGTTGGCTCAAGGCAGCCAGCGCCGGCGCCGCTGACGCCCCAACCACCGCCTGGCAATGCAGGAGGGAAAAAGTAGTGAAGCTTTTTGCCTGGTGCTTTAGTCTGATTTTTTTATTGACTTTGCAAACTACCTTGGCTCCAGCAATTTCTTTTCATGATATTCAGCCAGACTTTGTTGTTTGTTTTGTTCTATCCGCTGCATTTTTAGGAGGCCGTACACCAGGAACGATCAGCGGCTTGGTGGGCGGTTTTTTACAAGATTTAGCAACAGGAGGCATTTTAGGATTACATTTGATTCCTTTGACTTTGATGGGATATTTGGCTGGAATGGCGGAGCGCAAGGTTTTCAAGGATCATAGTCTGTTGCCTTTATTGGCGGCTGGAGGAGCTACGTTAAGCGAAGGCTTATTTGCAGTTTTTTTCCTCAAACTGATTGGCTTGTCGTTAGGATGGGGAGAAAGCATATATGAAATTGTAGTTCCTCAAGCGATTTATAACATGGTAGTGGCTGTGCCGGTATATGGTTTGGTTCGTCTTTTATACCGGATTCCCTAGAGGGTAATAATTGTGAAGCACGGCAGACGGTCTGTGCTTTCACTTGTTTTTGAGGATGGTAAGCATGTTTAAAAAAGACGAAAGTAGGGATGGCTGGTGCTTATAACTAAACGCTTGAGTCATCGCTTCGATGTCTTGTTTTTAATCGTCATTTTTATTTTTGTGGCGCTGATAAGTCGTTTGGCGTATTTGCAATTGTATCAAGGGGACTATTATAGCTTACTGGCGGATGGGAACCGGATTCGTTTGATTCCCTCCATGGCTCCTCGGGGGATCTTTTATGATCGTAATGGCGTAGCCGTTGTCTCCAATCGTCCTGGTTTTACCGTTTCCCTGCTGCCGCTGGTGGGACCTGTGGAAGACTCCGTATTGCAGCAGCTTTCAGCTATTCTAGTCATGCCTGTAGACGAAATCAAGCAGAAATTGGATCAACATGTTGGCTCTTTTGAGCCGGTGCGCATAAAAACCAATGTCGGGGCGGATATTGTTACCCGTATTGAAGAGCGGCGCAGCGAATTAAAAGGCGTAATGATTGAGATTCAACCGATTCGTAATTATAATTTCAATGAAATGGCGGCGCATGTGTTTGGCTATGTCAGCGAAATTAATGGTGATGAACTGGAAAAGAAAAAAGCGGAAGGCTACAAATCAGGAGACATTATTGGTAAATCTGGTTTGGAAAAAGTATATGATGCAGATCTTCGCGGCGTGGACGGCGGCGGGCAAATGGAAGTGGACGTTACTGGACGTCCGGTGACGGTGTTGGGGAAAAGAGAACCGCAGCCAGGCAATAATTTGGTGCTGACTCTTGATTCACGCATTCAAAAGGCGGCGGAAGAAGCCTTGGATGCACAACTTTACTATTTGCAGACACAAAGTCAATTTCGTAATGCCCGAGCGGCAGCGGCAGTGGTACTAAACCCGAAAACGGGAGAGGTTTTAGCGATGGCCAGCCGGCCGACGTTTAATCCGAACTTATTTGCTGGCGGAATTTCCAGTAAAGACTGGAATGCTCTGAACAACAATCCTTTTTATCCCATGAACAACAAGGCTATTTCCGGACAATATCCGCCGGGTTCAACCTTTAAAATTGTCACCGGCGTGGCGGCATTGGAGCTTGGCAAGGTAACGCCGGAGGAAAAAATCTTGGATACGGGCAAGCATTGGCTGATTCCTAAAGGCAATGCTGAAGGAGAAGCGTTAGGCTGGATTAATTTCAACGAAGCGCTATCTAAATCAGATAA
This window contains:
- the mrdA gene encoding penicillin-binding protein 2, encoding MLITKRLSHRFDVLFLIVIFIFVALISRLAYLQLYQGDYYSLLADGNRIRLIPSMAPRGIFYDRNGVAVVSNRPGFTVSLLPLVGPVEDSVLQQLSAILVMPVDEIKQKLDQHVGSFEPVRIKTNVGADIVTRIEERRSELKGVMIEIQPIRNYNFNEMAAHVFGYVSEINGDELEKKKAEGYKSGDIIGKSGLEKVYDADLRGVDGGGQMEVDVTGRPVTVLGKREPQPGNNLVLTLDSRIQKAAEEALDAQLYYLQTQSQFRNARAAAAVVLNPKTGEVLAMASRPTFNPNLFAGGISSKDWNALNNNPFYPMNNKAISGQYPPGSTFKIVTGVAALELGKVTPEEKILDTGKHWLIPKGNAEGEALGWINFNEALSKSDNVYFYEMGNRLGIDNLEKYARLFGLGDYTGIKLPEEADGLVANQRYKKKVFEEDWYLSETFDAAIGQGFQLATPLQIGVLMSQIANGGHRYRPYLVSKILSPNGEVLKNFGPEKTGEAPVSPKTLQLVREGLRDVAKEGGTGATLFQDFPVSIAGKTGTAENPHGSDHGWFVAYAPYEDPRVVVVVLVEQGGFGAGSAGPIVKKILEAAFNLNQPPGEGARLLRPGTVL
- a CDS encoding Maf family protein codes for the protein MQVKLASASPRRKEILELLGIPFSIEVSSVEEKNDAPVPPDKLVVGHACSKALDVAAHSDEDTIVIGADTIVVCEGVVLGKPSDAEDAKRMLALLAARTHQVYTGIAVVQGKQIWSHCEKTEVDMGAISEKEMAAYVATGEPLDKAGAYAIQGQGARFIRGIRGCYQNVVGLPLFALVDLLRQTDLPL
- a CDS encoding rod shape-determining protein produces the protein MKFWNPFRSLSRDMGIDLGTANTLVHMKGKGIVVREPSVVAIQKDSGQVLAVGEEAKQMIGRTPGNIVAIRPLKDGVIADFDVTHAMLKYFIRRSIETNTVIRPRVVVGVPSGVTEVEKRAVIDAAIQAGAREAYLIEEPMAAAIGAGLPVHEPMGNMVVDIGGGTTEVAVISLGGIVTSRSIRIGGDEMDEAIVNYVKKKYSLMIGERTAEEVKMKIGSAITREEDIGMEIRGRDLVSGLPKTLLLRSSEVQAALSEPISGIIDAVKITLEKTPPELASDIMDRGIVMTGGGALLHGLDRLISRETGMPVYLAEDPLSCVGIGTGRVLESIDLLKRVLMASPKKLG
- the mreC gene encoding rod shape-determining protein MreC, translating into MGWFDNKKAPLGIAALLLVILLVTATKGPVRIPFVEAAAVTILSPFQYVFSSLGHGIHSTGSQVSDLWNVYDDNQRLQAEVEQLRQERSQLAEVQAENIRLKVLLDYKASSPQFDLLMAKVIARDASSWTNSLTINRGTADGIAKDMAVVTAQGVVGSVSNVYAHTAQVQLILDPRNAVGAMVQRPESRVAAVLEGHAASPQQPRMVNIPRDADIIIGDTVVTSGFGGIYPQGIALGEVVDVVNSEGGLLKYAVLKPAVQFDRLEEVQVLVGSRQPAPAPLTPQPPPGNAGGKK
- the mreD gene encoding rod shape-determining protein MreD — its product is MKLFAWCFSLIFLLTLQTTLAPAISFHDIQPDFVVCFVLSAAFLGGRTPGTISGLVGGFLQDLATGGILGLHLIPLTLMGYLAGMAERKVFKDHSLLPLLAAGGATLSEGLFAVFFLKLIGLSLGWGESIYEIVVPQAIYNMVVAVPVYGLVRLLYRIP
- the radC gene encoding RadC family protein, producing the protein MRRPARTIRELPEKERPREKMLRLGAKGLSDAELLAILLRTGTVEESALSIAQGLLKEYEQPGGVALLAAAKPEDLSKYKGIGNVKAITITAAIEFGRRLYERQVSGDITSIRQPEDAANWYLHRLRYVQQEEFHVLLLSTKHQVLASCCVAVGTMDAALVDPRKVFQEALRHQAAALILAHNHPSGDPSPSKEDIALTLRLAEAGKLLELPVLDHIIIGDGRFVSLKEKGLLY